The Methanothermobacter tenebrarum genome window below encodes:
- a CDS encoding molybdenum cofactor biosynthesis protein B — MRSRTMEEHRRIAPSMIKCAIITLSDSQSREHGTVEKPPSTDISGKILYENLKDKYQVIGYKLIGDDPENLIEAVNDMIRKGAMVIFTTGGTGISKKDITIETLRGLFEKELEGFGEIFRYESYKELGAGAILTRATAGIYKDSFIIALPGSPNAVKMGLNIIIDELGHIIKHVKEHQNR, encoded by the coding sequence ATGAGGAGTAGGACGATGGAGGAGCATAGGAGAATCGCACCATCCATGATAAAATGTGCTATAATAACCTTAAGTGATTCCCAGTCAAGGGAACATGGAACAGTTGAAAAACCACCATCCACTGACATTTCAGGCAAAATACTTTATGAAAATTTAAAGGATAAGTATCAGGTCATAGGATATAAGCTTATAGGTGATGATCCAGAGAATCTTATAGAAGCAGTGAATGATATGATCCGCAAGGGTGCTATGGTCATATTCACAACTGGTGGTACTGGGATCAGCAAAAAGGATATTACTATCGAAACTCTAAGAGGATTATTCGAGAAAGAATTGGAAGGTTTTGGGGAGATTTTTAGATACGAATCATATAAGGAATTAGGGGCTGGTGCGATCTTAACAAGGGCCACTGCAGGCATATACAAGGATTCTTTTATAATAGCACTTCCAGGTTCCCCTAATGCAGTTAAGATGGGGTTAAATATTATCATAGATGAGCTCGGACATATTATCAAACATGTGAAAGAACACCAAAACCGTTAA
- a CDS encoding DUF2111 domain-containing protein, which produces MEITPSSTGKELEELATCIHELVGRLPLTIRSREKKGLRIEEGKILDYNYTGPVLEKVLKTGKTAREIPETGSYKGTPVIVVPLKEKGEVIAAIGIVDITKGIFTDVREISRRPTRGKED; this is translated from the coding sequence ATGGAGATAACCCCATCATCAACCGGTAAAGAACTCGAAGAACTCGCAACTTGCATACATGAACTTGTAGGACGCCTACCCCTCACAATAAGAAGCAGAGAAAAAAAAGGCCTCAGAATAGAAGAGGGCAAAATATTGGACTACAATTACACAGGACCAGTACTTGAAAAGGTCCTGAAAACAGGGAAAACAGCAAGAGAAATCCCAGAGACGGGATCATACAAGGGCACGCCAGTCATCGTAGTCCCACTAAAAGAAAAAGGGGAAGTTATAGCGGCCATAGGTATCGTGGACATAACAAAAGGCATATTCACCGACGTTAGGGAAATTTCGAGAAGACCAACTAGGGGAAAGGAGGATTAA
- a CDS encoding methanogenesis marker 3 protein — MLIKINGQEIELPEGSTVKDAIKATKAPHIKGSVISIIKGKEEFEKHINKYKIKTTAGSIIIEILEDEKINPLIKAWRENYKKFKGQRIRWTTPDEVAIGPIKTSLEPTHQEHQYDKNEVILSLSGFSPESTHVIFSKDEHSSIYGAPPYNRGVFAKITGGRRTLLLLTEDDYIKEVEPVIERRSIVESAAVTDLDTILEDGNQVFTYVKVKPTGDSPESVEHFFSLLEDGKVKVDYESNSFIGFYALEGIRKGVERIEQRKRGSVTLRNRGRGAGRVYIYREDRVSTPSHNLIGTVQKGMELVDIAGQGDYITIECEPGRIMTVNMTQKEAEKYLEEHGIEQIRDGLQDDKAIIVKQDPKYTMDILKEKKVKTFGVEEEKLIEIEMDKKAPRSTWYFKKISGLIDSPIGSIEVHFAFPGMKVVMFKGDKSEAKGIIPENTPTGCVKAGEVGVTNMSRHHVGLIGVRLEDNDEFGPTGEPFNATNIIGRITKGLENVEKFKEGDTVYVREKKPR; from the coding sequence TTGTTAATTAAAATCAACGGCCAAGAAATCGAACTACCAGAAGGCTCCACAGTAAAAGATGCTATAAAAGCCACAAAAGCCCCCCACATAAAAGGTTCGGTCATAAGCATCATAAAAGGAAAAGAAGAATTCGAAAAACACATCAACAAATACAAGATCAAAACAACAGCAGGAAGCATCATAATCGAAATACTAGAAGATGAAAAGATCAACCCACTCATAAAAGCATGGAGAGAAAATTACAAAAAATTCAAAGGCCAGAGGATAAGATGGACAACACCAGATGAGGTAGCCATAGGCCCCATCAAAACAAGCCTAGAACCCACACACCAAGAACACCAATACGATAAAAATGAAGTAATATTAAGCCTTTCAGGTTTCAGCCCAGAATCCACACACGTAATATTCAGCAAAGATGAACACTCAAGCATATACGGGGCACCACCATACAACAGGGGAGTTTTCGCGAAGATAACAGGAGGCAGAAGAACATTACTACTACTCACAGAAGACGACTACATCAAAGAAGTCGAACCAGTAATAGAACGCAGAAGCATAGTGGAAAGCGCGGCCGTAACAGACCTTGACACCATACTAGAAGATGGAAACCAAGTATTCACTTACGTCAAAGTAAAGCCCACCGGAGATTCCCCAGAATCGGTCGAACACTTCTTCTCATTACTAGAGGATGGTAAAGTCAAAGTAGACTACGAATCAAATTCTTTCATAGGATTCTACGCATTAGAAGGCATCAGGAAGGGCGTGGAGCGCATAGAACAGAGAAAAAGGGGGAGCGTAACCCTCAGAAACAGGGGACGAGGAGCTGGACGCGTATACATCTACAGGGAAGACAGGGTTTCAACACCATCACACAACCTAATAGGAACAGTCCAAAAGGGGATGGAACTAGTAGACATAGCAGGACAAGGAGACTACATAACAATAGAATGCGAACCAGGCCGCATAATGACAGTTAACATGACACAAAAAGAAGCGGAAAAATACTTGGAAGAACATGGCATAGAACAGATAAGAGACGGCCTACAAGACGACAAAGCCATCATAGTAAAACAAGACCCCAAATACACAATGGACATCCTAAAAGAGAAGAAGGTTAAAACATTCGGCGTCGAAGAAGAAAAATTAATAGAAATAGAAATGGATAAAAAAGCACCACGCTCAACATGGTACTTCAAAAAAATCTCAGGGCTCATAGACTCGCCAATAGGATCAATTGAAGTCCACTTCGCATTCCCAGGCATGAAAGTAGTAATGTTCAAAGGCGATAAAAGCGAAGCCAAGGGCATAATACCAGAAAACACCCCAACAGGATGTGTCAAAGCAGGAGAAGTAGGAGTGACTAACATGTCACGCCACCACGTGGGCCTAATAGGAGTAAGACTCGAAGACAATGACGAATTCGGCCCAACAGGCGAACCATTCAACGCCACCAACATAATAGGGAGGATAACAAAGGGCTTGGAAAATGTTGAAAAATTCAAAGAAGGAGATACAGTCTATGTTAGAGAAAAAAAGCCAAGATGA
- a CDS encoding DUF2117 domain-containing protein — protein MKIGVVVHGPQIVDSGYALKIIKFLEKYGKVKALLGGTMGRTAVYDAHLENLIDISKKRLPSQSIDKLAKEDHDIIFLLNYGKSKITGHGFGYKVFMKTKTKPKLIQIERPGEKDGTVIPWHKAVEPLAKEIADKIGLQLIKPEKIIKELSPENHEKTSGKRVYRKLVGVSKDENIFVNGIVIGKATSENVILVAEDGIIKKIIGGKLKKHGVEKLGPINLDEAIVKTGLLRRADNIKPRKVKKRKPKKKLKVAFLDHAAEDIYKLKDSDLVVTVGDDTSLVAADILYRFDVPIIGITDGDIDKVVEKGFKTKGSMIIEFEKGLDDIIGRKIFNEIFKRKYTIEIEDIENLKKKILEIIDNMDVDYLIKKIK, from the coding sequence ATGAAAATCGGTGTAGTAGTCCATGGTCCACAGATTGTAGACTCAGGATACGCCCTCAAAATAATAAAATTCCTAGAAAAATATGGGAAAGTCAAAGCACTACTCGGAGGCACAATGGGAAGAACAGCAGTATACGACGCCCACCTAGAAAACCTAATCGACATATCCAAAAAGAGACTCCCAAGCCAATCAATAGACAAACTCGCAAAAGAAGACCACGACATAATCTTCCTACTCAACTATGGGAAATCAAAAATCACAGGCCACGGATTCGGCTACAAAGTCTTCATGAAAACAAAAACAAAACCAAAACTCATACAAATCGAAAGACCCGGTGAAAAAGACGGTACAGTAATCCCATGGCACAAGGCAGTGGAACCACTCGCAAAAGAAATCGCAGACAAAATAGGCCTCCAACTAATCAAACCAGAAAAAATAATAAAGGAGTTATCCCCCGAAAACCACGAGAAAACCTCTGGTAAACGAGTATACAGGAAACTAGTAGGAGTATCCAAAGACGAAAACATCTTCGTAAACGGTATCGTAATCGGCAAAGCAACATCAGAAAATGTCATACTAGTCGCAGAGGATGGAATAATAAAAAAGATCATCGGCGGCAAGCTAAAAAAACATGGAGTCGAAAAACTTGGACCAATAAACCTGGACGAGGCCATAGTCAAAACAGGACTCCTCAGAAGAGCTGATAACATCAAACCAAGGAAAGTCAAAAAAAGAAAACCCAAAAAGAAACTTAAAGTAGCATTCCTAGATCATGCAGCAGAGGACATATACAAACTAAAAGATTCAGATTTGGTCGTGACAGTAGGAGATGACACAAGCCTAGTGGCCGCTGACATACTCTACAGGTTTGACGTGCCCATCATCGGGATCACAGATGGTGACATTGACAAAGTGGTGGAAAAAGGCTTCAAAACAAAAGGGTCCATGATAATAGAATTCGAAAAAGGATTAGATGATATAATAGGCCGCAAAATCTTCAATGAAATCTTTAAAAGGAAGTATACAATTGAAATAGAGGATATAGAAAATCTTAAAAAGAAGATATTAGAGATTATAGATAATATGGATGTGGATTACCTTATAAAAAAAATAAAATAA
- a CDS encoding methanogenesis marker 2 protein codes for MDLDSIIESVKNYEGITRKKPIKEVVSLLNDVDKVSGKTYISFGDDASAIRIGDGKLLLIAADGIWGRLMEADPYWAGYCSVLVNVNDIAAMGGTPIGMVNVLSVKDKETCRKVMEGIKDGVEKFGVPMVGGHVHPDTPYNALDVSITGLVSEDAIITSCDAKPGDKIIIGIDLDGRQHPSFPLNWDTTSHKKPELVRAQIKIMEEIASKKLLTAGKDISNPGTLGTLGMLLEASNVGATIELEKIPKKKGIKWEDWLRLYPGAGFVLTTKPENTRECISLLESVNITSNVAGEIINEKKLYITLDDEKKTLFDFEKDLIMGIQEETQK; via the coding sequence TTGGATCTAGATTCAATTATAGAATCCGTGAAAAACTATGAGGGAATAACACGTAAAAAACCCATAAAAGAAGTTGTATCACTACTCAATGACGTTGACAAGGTATCAGGAAAAACATATATTAGTTTTGGAGATGACGCATCTGCAATACGCATCGGGGACGGTAAACTACTCCTAATAGCCGCTGATGGCATATGGGGGCGGCTAATGGAAGCAGACCCATACTGGGCAGGATACTGCTCAGTACTAGTCAACGTTAATGACATCGCAGCCATGGGAGGCACCCCCATTGGAATGGTTAACGTACTATCAGTAAAGGACAAAGAAACCTGCAGGAAAGTCATGGAGGGCATAAAAGACGGCGTGGAAAAATTCGGAGTACCAATGGTAGGCGGCCACGTACACCCAGACACGCCCTACAACGCCCTAGACGTTTCAATAACGGGCCTAGTTTCTGAAGATGCCATCATAACAAGCTGTGATGCGAAACCAGGGGATAAGATAATAATAGGTATAGACCTAGATGGCAGACAACACCCAAGCTTCCCACTCAACTGGGACACCACAAGCCACAAGAAACCAGAACTTGTAAGAGCCCAGATAAAAATAATGGAAGAAATCGCATCAAAAAAATTATTAACAGCCGGCAAGGACATAAGCAACCCAGGGACCCTAGGAACCCTTGGAATGCTCCTGGAAGCGTCAAATGTTGGCGCGACCATCGAATTAGAGAAGATCCCCAAGAAGAAGGGCATCAAATGGGAAGATTGGCTGCGATTATACCCAGGCGCCGGTTTCGTCCTCACAACAAAACCGGAAAACACAAGGGAATGTATAAGCTTATTAGAATCAGTTAACATAACTTCAAACGTCGCCGGGGAGATAATAAACGAAAAAAAACTTTACATCACCCTAGATGATGAAAAAAAGACACTATTTGATTTTGAAAAAGACCTAATAATGGGTATACAAGAAGAAACCCAAAAATAA
- a CDS encoding methanogenesis marker 15 protein, whose amino-acid sequence MVKIAQISCGTEYSGVQKEIERAAETFGAEIVIPETDLDYIDEAYEKFGFECASSGIKLMIARAMSVVEGRTDADAVFIATCFRCAEGALVRNEIRRFIQQNTRLPVVTYSFTERTKADELFIRMEALSTIVSRKSILAREKQEGLTLGIDSGSTTTKVVLMENNEIIGTGWTPTTDVISSAEEGMKEAFKETDYKLEDIEGMGVTGYGRLTIGRHFNADLIQEELSVNSKGAVFLANHQKGEATVIDIGGMDNKVITVHDSIPDNFTMGGICAGASGRFLEITARRLGVEITELGSLAIQGDYRRTPLDSYCIVFGIQDLVTALAAGSTREDVAAAACYSVAEQVYEQQLQEIDVREPVIQVGGTSLIEGLVKAMSDILGGIDIIVPENSQYIGAVGAALLVSGMAKTE is encoded by the coding sequence ATGGTTAAAATAGCCCAAATATCATGTGGTACAGAATACAGTGGCGTTCAAAAGGAGATAGAAAGGGCGGCTGAGACCTTTGGAGCCGAAATAGTCATCCCAGAAACGGATCTAGATTATATAGATGAAGCTTATGAAAAATTCGGCTTTGAATGTGCAAGTTCAGGTATAAAACTCATGATAGCAAGGGCGATGTCAGTCGTGGAAGGAAGAACAGACGCAGACGCCGTATTCATAGCAACCTGTTTCAGATGCGCTGAAGGAGCCCTTGTAAGAAACGAGATAAGAAGATTCATCCAACAAAACACAAGATTACCAGTTGTAACCTACTCATTCACAGAAAGAACCAAAGCAGATGAACTATTCATTAGAATGGAAGCACTTTCAACCATAGTATCTAGAAAAAGCATATTAGCAAGGGAAAAACAGGAAGGCCTCACACTAGGGATAGACTCAGGTTCAACAACAACCAAGGTAGTGCTCATGGAGAACAATGAAATCATAGGAACAGGATGGACACCCACAACAGACGTTATAAGCTCCGCGGAAGAAGGAATGAAAGAAGCCTTCAAGGAAACAGACTACAAACTAGAAGACATAGAAGGGATGGGAGTCACAGGATACGGTAGACTCACCATAGGAAGACACTTCAACGCAGACCTAATACAAGAAGAGTTAAGTGTGAACTCCAAAGGCGCAGTATTCCTAGCAAACCACCAGAAAGGTGAAGCAACAGTCATAGACATAGGAGGAATGGACAATAAGGTTATAACAGTACATGACAGCATACCAGACAACTTCACAATGGGGGGGATCTGCGCAGGAGCCTCAGGAAGATTCCTAGAGATAACAGCACGCAGACTAGGAGTAGAGATAACAGAACTGGGCTCACTCGCCATCCAAGGAGACTACCGTAGAACACCCTTAGACAGTTACTGCATAGTATTCGGAATCCAAGACCTCGTAACAGCACTAGCAGCAGGAAGCACCAGAGAAGACGTGGCAGCGGCAGCATGCTATTCAGTAGCAGAACAAGTCTACGAACAACAACTCCAAGAAATCGACGTGAGAGAACCAGTAATACAAGTAGGTGGGACATCACTCATCGAAGGACTAGTAAAGGCCATGAGCGACATCCTAGGAGGCATAGACATAATAGTACCAGAAAATTCCCAATACATAGGAGCGGTTGGAGCCGCCCTACTTGTATCAGGCATGGCAAAAACAGAATAG
- a CDS encoding methanogenesis marker 5 protein, protein MKVAIFPPNSLILADLVERKGHEPLVLQKEIRKKVTDPEIDSPPFNITQEDPLKGLKYAAIEVPSGVRGRMSIFGPLIEKADAAIIMEDAPFGFGCMGCSRTNELCVYYLKQKKIPILELKYPRTREETIEVVNKINTFLDELEAENG, encoded by the coding sequence TTGAAAGTGGCTATATTCCCACCAAACTCCCTTATACTAGCAGATCTCGTGGAGAGAAAAGGCCATGAGCCACTAGTATTGCAAAAGGAGATAAGAAAGAAGGTGACAGACCCCGAGATCGACTCACCACCATTCAACATAACACAAGAAGACCCCCTCAAAGGGCTTAAATACGCGGCAATAGAAGTCCCCTCAGGCGTGAGAGGCCGCATGTCAATATTCGGCCCCCTAATCGAAAAAGCTGACGCTGCCATAATCATGGAGGACGCTCCATTCGGTTTCGGTTGCATGGGATGTTCAAGGACGAATGAATTATGCGTATACTACTTAAAACAAAAAAAGATACCCATACTAGAATTAAAATATCCGAGGACTCGAGAAGAGACAATAGAAGTAGTTAATAAGATAAACACGTTTTTAGACGAATTGGAGGCTGAAAATGGTTAA
- a CDS encoding methanogenesis marker 6 protein encodes MLKNSKKEIQSMLEKKSQDESTRMIILGPNANLSPAELVHKIHMMGLPLTIKSTCYGALIHGEKELVERAAKEIREFDPNNIFLKERGFPPGDPRRCRAHRGGAREGFHQLEKEFKLLGYVSEALSKPQKVSLHEKKRIDINTFKKIAKNIMRV; translated from the coding sequence ATGTTGAAAAATTCAAAGAAGGAGATACAGTCTATGTTAGAGAAAAAAAGCCAAGATGAATCCACGAGGATGATAATACTAGGGCCGAATGCAAACCTAAGCCCTGCCGAACTCGTCCACAAAATACATATGATGGGTTTACCCCTCACAATAAAATCCACCTGCTATGGTGCGCTAATCCACGGAGAAAAAGAACTCGTGGAAAGAGCCGCCAAAGAGATAAGAGAATTCGACCCAAACAACATATTCCTAAAAGAGAGGGGATTCCCACCAGGAGACCCTAGAAGGTGCAGGGCACATAGGGGTGGTGCGAGAGAAGGCTTCCACCAACTCGAAAAAGAATTCAAACTATTAGGATATGTGAGCGAAGCCCTCTCCAAGCCACAAAAGGTAAGCCTCCATGAGAAAAAAAGAATAGACATCAACACATTCAAGAAAATAGCCAAGAATATAATGAGGGTTTAA
- a CDS encoding methanogenesis marker 17 protein: MKVECYDREGAEAYELVVKQVLQDLQLGRAIEDLQIFADPREPVFIIVVKFAKAASPVYLEDMAIPEYDKEENKLHLRITDETYLPQLLEKLWRLEGREKIQQPTRFEIIIENPTVKLEGLIVHDPQETLRKKIYDAIFRIIPEGFRVIRDISTDNIIAMVCTDEILQEEWIKKADNMIKKVGAERRW; this comes from the coding sequence ATGAAAGTGGAATGCTATGATCGTGAAGGCGCCGAAGCATATGAACTAGTAGTAAAACAGGTACTCCAAGACCTGCAACTCGGAAGAGCAATAGAGGACCTGCAAATATTCGCAGACCCCAGAGAACCAGTATTTATAATAGTGGTCAAATTCGCCAAGGCAGCATCCCCAGTTTACCTAGAGGATATGGCAATACCAGAATATGACAAAGAAGAAAACAAACTCCACCTACGCATAACAGATGAAACATACCTCCCCCAGTTACTTGAAAAGCTCTGGAGACTAGAAGGAAGAGAAAAAATACAACAACCAACAAGATTTGAGATAATAATCGAAAACCCTACTGTCAAACTAGAAGGCCTGATTGTCCACGACCCCCAAGAGACCCTCAGAAAGAAAATATATGATGCAATATTCAGGATAATACCAGAGGGTTTCCGCGTTATAAGGGACATTTCCACTGATAATATAATAGCAATGGTATGCACCGATGAAATACTCCAAGAAGAATGGATAAAAAAAGCAGATAACATGATCAAAAAAGTGGGAGCTGAAAGAAGATGGTAA
- the nifB gene encoding FeMo cofactor biosynthesis protein NifB → MVIPRQTRFAHITKAHPCFNEKIHDKVGRIHLPIAPKCNIHCKFCTREISECEMRPGVTARVMSVDDAIKHVEKVTKEMPISVIGVAGPGDALANEETFEFFKRVNEKFPDLIKCMSTNGLLLPEKADELAKLGVKTITVTVNAIDPEIGEKIYSHVIYKGKVYKGREAFKILSKNQLEGIEKAAKNGIIVKVNTVLIPGLNDKHITDIAREVKKRGASLMNIIPLIPLAEMKDYPRPTCAQIEKARAEVEKIIPVFRACMQCRADAYGIPGKKDKHLDITPASHY, encoded by the coding sequence ATGGTAATACCACGCCAGACAAGATTCGCCCACATAACAAAGGCCCACCCATGTTTCAATGAGAAAATCCACGACAAAGTAGGTAGAATACACCTACCCATCGCCCCAAAATGTAACATACATTGCAAATTTTGCACCAGAGAGATAAGCGAGTGTGAAATGCGCCCAGGGGTAACAGCAAGGGTCATGAGCGTGGACGACGCCATAAAACACGTTGAAAAGGTCACGAAGGAGATGCCGATATCTGTAATAGGCGTCGCCGGTCCAGGTGACGCTCTAGCCAATGAAGAAACATTCGAATTCTTCAAACGAGTCAATGAGAAATTCCCAGACCTTATAAAGTGTATGAGCACCAACGGCCTCTTACTCCCAGAAAAGGCGGATGAACTAGCCAAACTCGGCGTAAAAACAATAACAGTCACAGTAAATGCAATAGACCCAGAAATAGGCGAGAAAATATACTCACATGTCATATACAAGGGGAAAGTTTACAAGGGAAGAGAAGCCTTCAAGATACTCTCCAAAAATCAACTCGAGGGCATAGAAAAGGCCGCCAAAAACGGTATCATAGTCAAAGTCAACACAGTACTCATACCAGGATTAAATGACAAACACATCACTGATATAGCCCGAGAAGTTAAAAAGAGGGGAGCATCCCTAATGAACATAATACCACTAATACCCCTAGCTGAGATGAAAGATTATCCCAGGCCAACATGTGCACAGATAGAAAAAGCAAGAGCCGAAGTAGAAAAGATAATACCAGTATTCAGGGCTTGTATGCAATGTCGTGCAGACGCCTATGGTATACCAGGCAAAAAAGACAAACACTTAGACATTACACCAGCAAGCCACTACTAA
- a CDS encoding NOB1 family endonuclease, producing MKLKKYHKILDSSAFIGGYTPSDEKNYTTPEVTEELKDLKSRILLEKSLEEGKLKIINPKKEYIEKTEKLAEKSGDILRLSKTDKKIIALTLQLKNENKKVMMITDDYSIQNIMKIIKIPFKSVITEGINKIYQWEKICIGCKKRYPPDHPSIQCEICGSKIIKKKRK from the coding sequence ATGAAACTAAAAAAATATCATAAAATATTAGATTCTTCTGCATTCATAGGAGGATACACCCCATCCGATGAAAAAAATTATACAACACCAGAAGTCACAGAAGAACTAAAAGACCTAAAATCAAGGATACTCCTCGAAAAATCGTTAGAAGAAGGCAAACTTAAAATAATCAACCCCAAAAAAGAATACATCGAAAAGACTGAAAAACTCGCTGAAAAATCAGGTGACATCCTAAGATTGTCAAAGACCGACAAAAAAATCATAGCATTAACCCTACAATTAAAAAACGAAAATAAAAAAGTGATGATGATCACAGACGACTACTCCATCCAAAACATCATGAAAATAATAAAAATCCCCTTCAAAAGCGTCATAACAGAAGGCATAAATAAAATATACCAATGGGAAAAAATCTGTATAGGATGCAAAAAAAGATACCCACCAGACCACCCCTCCATACAATGCGAAATCTGCGGCTCCAAAATCATAAAAAAGAAAAGGAAATGA
- the tsaA gene encoding tRNA (N6-threonylcarbamoyladenosine(37)-N6)-methyltransferase TrmO, producing MKIVLKPVGVVRSPYKDVSEAPSQGIYAKEESVIHIFPEFQEALDGIIRYKHFFILYWLDRAERNILKVIPRGGVKKRGVFSTRAPSRPNPIGLCLVELKKVDDGDLVVWGLDAVDGSYVIDIKPYFKDIDSP from the coding sequence ATGAAGATAGTTTTAAAACCAGTGGGTGTTGTGAGATCCCCTTATAAGGATGTTTCAGAGGCTCCATCACAAGGAATATATGCCAAGGAGGAGAGTGTCATCCATATTTTCCCAGAATTCCAGGAGGCACTAGATGGCATAATAAGATATAAACATTTTTTCATCCTATATTGGTTAGACCGGGCTGAGCGCAACATTCTCAAGGTCATACCAAGGGGTGGTGTGAAAAAGAGGGGTGTTTTCTCAACTAGGGCCCCTTCAAGGCCTAATCCAATAGGTTTATGCCTTGTTGAATTGAAGAAGGTGGATGATGGCGATCTTGTTGTGTGGGGTTTGGATGCTGTTGATGGTTCCTATGTCATTGACATAAAACCATACTTTAAGGATATAGACTCGCCCTAA
- the mtnA gene encoding S-methyl-5-thioribose-1-phosphate isomerase, with protein MKTIKWEKNHLLLIDQRKLPDKLEYFKCENYKDVIFAIKNMVVRGAPAIGVAAAFAVALADLANEDLEKAAQEIRNSRPTAINLQWAVKRTLSSDSPLEEALRIYREDMETTRAIGEHGAALIDDGDTILTHCNAGALACVDYGTALGVIRAAHNKGKRVKVFCNETRPLGQGARLSVWELQMENIPVKLIVDSASGYLMQQGEIDKVIIGADRIAKGGVVNKIGSLMVALAAKRFKVPFYVAAPMSTFDEENSIYDTIIEERGSDEVLYYGGCRIAPKDTEVFNPAFDIVPSDLITAIITEDGIIDPL; from the coding sequence TTGAAAACCATTAAATGGGAAAAAAACCATCTACTACTAATAGACCAACGCAAACTACCAGACAAACTCGAATATTTCAAATGTGAAAATTACAAGGATGTTATATTCGCCATAAAAAATATGGTGGTGAGGGGAGCACCAGCCATAGGAGTGGCAGCCGCCTTCGCAGTCGCACTAGCAGACCTCGCCAATGAAGACCTTGAAAAGGCCGCCCAGGAGATTAGAAATTCACGGCCAACAGCAATAAACCTCCAATGGGCAGTTAAAAGAACACTATCCTCTGATTCCCCACTAGAAGAAGCCCTCAGAATATACAGGGAGGATATGGAGACTACAAGGGCTATTGGGGAGCACGGGGCTGCTTTAATCGATGATGGAGATACTATTCTCACACATTGTAACGCCGGAGCCCTTGCATGCGTAGATTATGGAACAGCCCTTGGAGTTATAAGGGCAGCCCATAACAAGGGTAAACGCGTGAAAGTATTTTGTAATGAAACAAGGCCATTGGGCCAAGGAGCCCGTTTAAGTGTATGGGAGCTTCAAATGGAGAACATCCCTGTAAAGCTTATAGTGGATAGTGCCTCTGGTTACCTTATGCAACAAGGAGAAATCGATAAGGTGATTATTGGAGCTGATAGGATCGCCAAGGGTGGTGTTGTTAATAAGATAGGCTCATTGATGGTTGCATTAGCTGCTAAAAGGTTTAAGGTGCCATTTTATGTTGCGGCTCCTATGAGTACCTTTGATGAGGAAAATAGTATATATGATACTATCATTGAGGAGAGGGGCTCTGATGAGGTATTATATTATGGTGGTTGTAGGATAGCCCCAAAGGATACTGAGGTTTTTAATCCTGCATTTGATATTGTACCATCTGATCTTATAACTGCTATAATCACAGAGGATGGTATAATAGACCCCCTCTAG
- a CDS encoding flavodoxin: MKTLVVYYSRTGNTQKIAKKIASEIGCDIEEIEDTQNRSGIIGFLRSAYQAIRGKDTKLKPYNKNPQDYDLVIIGTPIWGGRPSVPISTYLKENKGKFKHVAFFCTYGGTGFENTIETMKKITDKEPTATLDIRESEIKNEAYDHKIESFIENIKKED, from the coding sequence ATGAAAACCCTAGTAGTATATTATTCGCGGACTGGGAATACCCAAAAGATCGCTAAAAAAATAGCATCAGAAATTGGATGCGACATCGAAGAAATAGAGGATACACAAAATCGTTCAGGGATAATAGGATTCTTAAGATCAGCCTACCAAGCTATAAGGGGAAAGGACACAAAATTGAAACCTTATAACAAAAACCCCCAAGACTATGACCTTGTAATCATAGGAACACCAATATGGGGTGGTAGACCATCAGTCCCCATAAGCACCTACCTAAAAGAGAACAAGGGAAAATTTAAGCATGTAGCTTTCTTCTGCACCTACGGTGGCACAGGATTCGAGAATACAATAGAGACCATGAAAAAGATAACAGACAAAGAACCAACAGCAACATTGGATATTAGGGAATCAGAGATCAAAAATGAAGCCTATGATCATAAAATAGAATCTTTCATAGAAAATATTAAAAAGGAAGATTAG